The genome window TCGGATCCGAATTGAGCTTCATAAGGCAATAAATTTCCACTGCTCTCTACACGTATATCCGTGAGAGCTTCTGCAGTTTGACGAATGGTTTTTAGTTCATGATCATCAAAACTCTCTGGATTTCCAGGACAACTTGCTTGTCCAGTTACACAATTCCCGCTGACACCAGTTCCAAGAATCCCAAAGAACAATTGGTGGTATTCTCGAGCAAAGTCTTCATTGCCTCTAAATGCGCCATTTTCGAAAACATTCCTTCTATGATTGTATTGTGTTGCAATTGCAGCCGTGATCGCTGCATTTCCTAGAACTTGATGGTAGGGTCTACCACGAGCAATATCATTTGCAGTTACATCATAGTAATAAACCATCTGTTGCGAGTCCACGTTCTTGTCTAGATTTGCAACCAAATGATAGTTAGTTTCAAATAATCCTAGTTTCTGTCGAACAGGATTGATTCCTCTAAGTTTAACAGCGTTGATCCAAGTATGACCCGGAGAATTATTCGATCGAACAGCAGTCCTAAAATCCAGTTGGTTATAAGAAAAATTACCTCGACCAAAAAAGTTTGCCATAATAGAAATTGATGAATCCTCAGGCGACAATGGAGCATTTCCTCCTTCATAAGCGATTGCGAGGTCCGGATTTTGGCTCCACATTCCTAACATTTTTACAATAGCTTCTCCAGGAGTCATATCTGCCCAAGCTTTGATTTGGACATCGGTAGTTCCTCCACCATAGGCAAAAGCATGTAGAACTCGTCTAACAGCCGCTTCATTCCAATCACTATCCGATACTCGGCCCACGCCTGAATTGTAAATAGCCGGATCATCGCTTGCACCAGACGCATTGACTGCTTTTACTTCTACTCCATAGTTTCGATCTCTTGAAGCGAGCAATAACATCAATAGCTTCTGGAGATCAGAGTCATCTCGGCATTCGTGAAAACTTCCGCATTTAATTAGATTTGTTAAACAACCTTGAGAAAAAGCCGAAAGAAGAATAAGGACGATTAACGATTGACAGATTTTTAAGACTCTTGTGAATTTCATAGAACCTCTACTATGATAACATTTTGAAAGAGATGAATTTCTCAGTATTTCAAAATTTATTTTCTCTTGAACAGATTTTTAATTGGACGGATAAAAAAGTCTTATTCTAGAAGAATTGAATTTATCAATTCAGAATTAATTTTGGGCACCCGCTCGAATCCAACAATAAGCACCGCGTTGGATTGAAGAAGTTGCATAGGCTCTCATATTGCCTTCTGTAATTTTGATATATAGCAGACTACCTGTAGGATTGCCAGGAACCACTCGATTTCGAACAAGACTGTAATCTGTGATAACTAGTCCCTGCGTTCTTGCTATATCATTGTGGCATTGCGTACATACTGTTCTTGGTCCTGAATCAAGAAATGCTTCAAAATTCCAGTTGGTTCCTGAACAATCATACAATGATGGATTGAGCTGATCCAAAAGAATCGCACTCGTAATGAGTTCATCTACACTGTTATCTTCTTTTTTATTGAATTGATCGCAAGATAATGCAACCAATCCAATAATTAATAAGAAGAATATCTTTTCTAAAACATTGAGAGTAAACATTTTATTTATAGAATATAGAATCACTGATTGTTGAGTATTCTCTTTTCGTAATTTGTTCTCTAATGATTAGATAAGATTTGTAATGTAATCAAAAAGGTTTCATCACTGCAATATAAGCCGAAAGCAATCCAAGAAATGGAATGATCAACCACATAACTTTTGCAATCGTAGGATTCTTCATTACAGCAGCGTACAAGCCACCAAATATAATCCATACTCCAAACTTCGCGAAGACCCAACCTGGCCAAGGAAATTGCGTGATTCCCAATCTTGCCAACATTCCAAAACCTGCGACAAGGATTAGCAACAAGCCAACTCCATGAAAAATTCCAGATTGCTTTCGCAATTTATTATTGGATTTGAGTCCACCATTCGCAGTATAAAAAGCTAAACCTGCAAGTGATGCAATTACGCAAAAAATTCCCAATAGATGAATTAACTTGTAAACTTGATAGGATATCATCCAGAAACCAAACCTTTCTAAAAATTTATTCTTAGACTATGCAATAAATTGGTCTTTTAGAGCTAGATATTTTTTTTCCCTTTCGAAGATTCTAAATCTTGGTGCAATGCTTTATGAATCGAAAACATGAGTAGAAAAAGTAAAAAGGCAAAAGGCAGTGAGATAATGATGGCAAGTGTTTGAAGCGCATCCAAACCTCCGTTCAATAATAGACCAGATGCGATTAAGGATATAATAGTTCCCCAGATCAACTTTGAAATCAGAGTTGGATTGGGTACGCCTTTGGATGCCATCATCCCCAAAACAAAAGTTGCCGAATCAGCACTTGTAACGAAGAATATGAGAACTAACACAATTGCAAGAAAGTTGATATAGTTACCTAATGGAAGATTTTCTAAACCCAGGAACAAAGTTGATGATGGATCGGTGGAAGAATTTGCAACCAATTCTATTCCATTGAACATCTCCAAATAGATTCCTGTTCCACCGAGAATAGAAAACCAAATTGCAGATATAATAGTTGGAACAAGAAGCGTTCCAATCATAAATTCTCGGATGGTTCTTCCTCTTGAGATTCTAGCAATGAATGTCCCAACGAAAGGAGCCCAAGAAATCCACCATGCCCAATAGAAAAGCGTCCAATCTTGCAACCATGTGGAATCTGTAAATGGTGCCATCCGAAAACTCATCGCAAGAAAATTCTGCAAATAATTGCCAATTGATGTGAAGAATAGTTCAACCAAAAAGTTTGTAGGCCCAGCAAAAAGTACAAAGAGAATCAAAAAGCCAGCGAGAAACATATTTGTATTACTTAATATTCTAATTCCCCGATCCAATCCCGTACAAGCTGATATTAGATAGAGTATTGTCGTTATGGCAATGAGGATAAGAGTAACTGAGATCCCAGAAGGCAGACCAAATAGTCGAGTCAATCCTGAATGAATCTGCAAGCTACCTAGACCGAGAGATGTTGCAACACCAAACGCAACTCCGCAAATAGAAATCGCATCAATGAGTGTTGCTCCCATAGAATTGGGTTTGAGTCCGATAGGCTGAAAGAGAGATGAAATCAAAGATTGGTCTTTTTTTCGAAATTGAAAGTAGGCAAGACTCATTCCAACAATTGCATAGATTGCCCAAGGATGTAGACCCCAATGAAAAAAAGTATACCTTAGAGCAAGAAAAGCAGCTTGCGGAGTTTTGGGATCTGCCTGCCCTAGAGGTGGCTCAGCAAAATGCGAGAGTGGTTCCGCCATTCCATAGAAAACCAATCCGATTCCCATGCCCGCCGAGAACAACATTGCTAGCCAAGAGGTATAAGAATACTGAGGTTCTTCGCCATCTTCACCTAACTTAATATTGCCGAAACGACTGATAGTAAGAAAAATACAATAAGCTAGTAACAGAATACAGACAAGGAGGTAGAACCAACCGAATTTAGAAATAATGAAATTTAATGAAGATCCCGTAAATATTCGAAATCTATTGGGAAAGGCAAATGCTAAAAATAGGAACCCTGAAAGAAAAAAAAGAGAAAGATTTTTTACATTCAATTTTATTCTTTCCGAGCTAACTTTTTCGAAAATGGAGAATTCCCCAAGCGAGGTAACCTTTGTTGCCACCATCAATCCAGTGACCCAAACCGGTTATCATTCGATTTAAGAATTCTTCCGATATATTTTTCAATAATTTATTTCTATTCACGACCAAATTATCTCTGACTGATTGATAGTGAATTGGAAGATATATAGAATAATCCAAAGTCGCAGATTGAGTCATTCCAGATTCTTTAGCCAATTCTCCGTAGTAATCAAAGCTTCCGAGTGAATCCAAATGAATACGATCGTATATTGGTTGTAAGACGCCCTCTGGACAATTCTGCGATTGCATAGGATCTGTAAAAACAAAATCTCCTTTCTGCGACAATACGCGAGACACTTCTTGAAATACTTTTGGTTTGTTGCCACTGTGCAAAATCGCATCTTCAGACCAAATTACATCAAAACTAGAATCTTCAAATGGTAAATTTTCAAAATTTCCATCTATAACAGTGATTAGTTCCGAAAGACCAGCCTTTTGAGACATATCTCGATTGCGATCGTTCTCGACTTCACTGAGGTTGAGGCAAGTTACATGGCAACCGTAAGTCTTAGCAAGATACCTTGCTGCACCGCCATATCCCGCGCCAAGATCAAGGACTTTGCTTGCAGGCTTTAGGTTGGCTTCAACAAGCTTTGCCATCTTCGAAACGGTGTTTCTCGAAGCTTGCCGAATCGGAATTCCAGGAGGATCATACAAACCAATATGAATGTCTTCACCACCCCACACATGAAAATAGAATTCATCTGCATCAGAACTATTGTAATAATTCTTGGCCTTGTCGATAGATGAAGCTTGGCTACTCATTTCAACCTTTACCCGAATATGTTTTCTCAGCAATATGAACATAGAAATCAGGTTCATCTTGGTGATAAGTTTCTTGGAAATCTCCATAAGTTGATACAGTTTGGAATCCGACTTCCTTCAAGAGATTGCTAAAGTAATTCTTTCGAATAGGATACATATTTAAATGAAATTTAGATTGATCCGGAAATGTGTATTGAAATCTAGCAAGACCATCATCAATATATTCTGGTTCTGCTTTTACATTGTCACCACAATAGTAATAAGTGTGTTTGCTTGAAAAACCATTGTCCAAAATAGAATCATAGTTACGCTGATCGATAATCAGAATACCATCATGTCTTAATGCAGCATAGAATTCTGCGAGCGCTTTTCTTCGATCATTCTCATCAAATAGATGTGTAAAAGAATTACCAAGACAGATTACAGCATCGAACTTACCATGAACATCTTTGTTGAGCCATCTCCAATCTGCTTGAACGGTTCTTAGAATAAGATCATGTTTTCTTCCATTTTGAAATGCTTTAGCAAGCATAGCAGGACTTCCATCCACAGAAGTAACTTCAAAATCCTCTTTCCATAACCTAACAGAGTGAAATCCTGTGCCCGTAGCAACATCCAGAATTTTATGCTTACCACGTTTTTTCAGTTCATCAATAAAAAAATAACCTTCACTTTTGGCACGGGCTTCCCAATCTATAAGTTGATCCCATTTTTCCACAAAAGAGTGAATATACTCTTGGGTATAGTGATCTGTTTCGCGAGTTTTAATGGGTTCTAATCCAAAATCTTGTGTTGCTTGATTGTTATCTACATTTGACTTCATAAGTCCTCCTTGTATTACATTGCACCGAGTGCATAATATACATGGAAGGTGCAATACGATGGTAACGTATACCAGTGGCAATTAATATTAGAATAAACTAATGTTAAATTGTAGTTATGAACCAGATTTGGTCTTGATTTCATGCAATAATTTTGGACAGATAAGTCAAAGACTTTTTTTAGAATTATGTTCTAAAAAGAAGTTGGATGCCATTCACTAGAACAAAATAATTGCTTAGATTGGGCTAAGAGTGCAAAATTTGACGCGGAGCGGCTATATTGAATCTTCAGATATTTGGAACAAAAAAATGCAAAGAAACCAAAAAAGCAGAGATGTTTTTCAAAGAAAGACGGACTAAGTTCCAATTGATCAATCTAGCTGAGAAGCCAATGAGCAAAGGCGAGATTACTGCAATTTTAGGGAACATAACTCTCGATGATCTAATCGATACTGAATCAAAAGTTTATAAAGATAAAAATCTACAATACATGAAGTATGATAAGCTCGAAATGTTGCTTGACAATCCGTTGCTCCTTAAGACACCCATAGTTCGCGATGGCAAAAGGGCAACGATTGGATTCAAACCAGAAGTTTGGAAAACTTGGTTATCAATCTAACTATTTGCTTCAGCTTGTTCTGTGAATTACGAATTTCTGATCGATAGCATATTTGCCTGGGCCTATGATGAAAAGACCTAGAAATACGATTCCATCTTCCATTGCGTGGGAAAATTTATTGAAACCATCTCCCGTGTTCACATGATAAACAGTTGCAACGAACATTGTGAACGCAAGTGCAAGACAAGCCGGTCTAAAAAGAAATCCCGCAATCAGTAGTATTCCACCGCCGAATTCCGCAAGTCCTGCCATAAGTCCCCAGAATGCTGGATAGGCAGAGACACCTATAAATCCCATTGCAGAACCGATTTTAGTCCAAGCTTCAACGCCGCCTGTAAGTTTTGGTAGACCGTGCAAAATGAACATGATCCCCAAGCCAACCCGAACCAAAAACAATCCGGTATCCTGATATCGATTCCAATAAGTTAAAATCATCCTAAAAACCCCTTGGTTTAGACTTTACTTTCACAGAATTGTAATAAAAAAGAAATCAGTTTTGCATGACAGAAGATCGACCTTGACTGTTCCATACAAAACTAGGCTTTTTAAAAAATAAGGATATTAGAATGGAATCCTCGAACTGGATCAATCTGCTTGGTGGACTGGGAATTTTTCTGTATGGAATGAAATTGCTCAGTGAGGCGCTTCAATATGTTGCTGGTGAGAATCTTCGCAACTTTTTAGCTAAGATGACTAAGAATAGATTCACTGCTATCATAAGCGGAATCTTTGTAACCTGTGCAATTCAATCATCCTCTGCTACAACCGTTCTAGTTGTTGGCTTTGTCAATGCTGCTCTACTCAATTTAGTTCAAGCGATCGGTGTGATCATGGGTGCCAATATTGGGACG of Leptospira sp. GIMC2001 contains these proteins:
- a CDS encoding DUF1800 family protein, which gives rise to MKFTRVLKICQSLIVLILLSAFSQGCLTNLIKCGSFHECRDDSDLQKLLMLLLASRDRNYGVEVKAVNASGASDDPAIYNSGVGRVSDSDWNEAAVRRVLHAFAYGGGTTDVQIKAWADMTPGEAIVKMLGMWSQNPDLAIAYEGGNAPLSPEDSSISIMANFFGRGNFSYNQLDFRTAVRSNNSPGHTWINAVKLRGINPVRQKLGLFETNYHLVANLDKNVDSQQMVYYYDVTANDIARGRPYHQVLGNAAITAAIATQYNHRRNVFENGAFRGNEDFAREYHQLFFGILGTGVSGNCVTGQASCPGNPESFDDHELKTIRQTAEALTDIRVESSGNLLPYEAQFGSERHFPGQVSIYGSLYGGNNARERFTAISPASIAHPESFAFLPLIIVRGLADENLDSSYAVEGCNATCQSLISAKVSLIREIWRSSTASNGEINFIEFLRRYAISYAFHNASRIKYLDSINRIMIITNQIAVNNLEIGSNTIPNFQKIRNDNITPFRPEHDVFGGQTGLEAANTDDVFTNAYNSVRSSRFGAVSFWNGGANVVQKNFKSMLDREFPGNGGGYNVRLVSEFLWRRITADHNLTYFSSSARLQVYSLLANGNDFLFYKNEECRNSQNNCRETSLNSSAPVASDMDENNNNFRALSSSQLFRGNDPATMQRDNERIGYAIDFIAATPFAFVQTGN
- a CDS encoding BCCT family transporter, with amino-acid sequence MNVKNLSLFFLSGFLFLAFAFPNRFRIFTGSSLNFIISKFGWFYLLVCILLLAYCIFLTISRFGNIKLGEDGEEPQYSYTSWLAMLFSAGMGIGLVFYGMAEPLSHFAEPPLGQADPKTPQAAFLALRYTFFHWGLHPWAIYAIVGMSLAYFQFRKKDQSLISSLFQPIGLKPNSMGATLIDAISICGVAFGVATSLGLGSLQIHSGLTRLFGLPSGISVTLILIAITTILYLISACTGLDRGIRILSNTNMFLAGFLILFVLFAGPTNFLVELFFTSIGNYLQNFLAMSFRMAPFTDSTWLQDWTLFYWAWWISWAPFVGTFIARISRGRTIREFMIGTLLVPTIISAIWFSILGGTGIYLEMFNGIELVANSSTDPSSTLFLGLENLPLGNYINFLAIVLVLIFFVTSADSATFVLGMMASKGVPNPTLISKLIWGTIISLIASGLLLNGGLDALQTLAIIISLPFAFLLFLLMFSIHKALHQDLESSKGKKNI
- a CDS encoding SAM-dependent methyltransferase, translating into MSSQASSIDKAKNYYNSSDADEFYFHVWGGEDIHIGLYDPPGIPIRQASRNTVSKMAKLVEANLKPASKVLDLGAGYGGAARYLAKTYGCHVTCLNLSEVENDRNRDMSQKAGLSELITVIDGNFENLPFEDSSFDVIWSEDAILHSGNKPKVFQEVSRVLSQKGDFVFTDPMQSQNCPEGVLQPIYDRIHLDSLGSFDYYGELAKESGMTQSATLDYSIYLPIHYQSVRDNLVVNRNKLLKNISEEFLNRMITGLGHWIDGGNKGYLAWGILHFRKS
- a CDS encoding glycine/sarcosine N-methyltransferase translates to MKSNVDNNQATQDFGLEPIKTRETDHYTQEYIHSFVEKWDQLIDWEARAKSEGYFFIDELKKRGKHKILDVATGTGFHSVRLWKEDFEVTSVDGSPAMLAKAFQNGRKHDLILRTVQADWRWLNKDVHGKFDAVICLGNSFTHLFDENDRRKALAEFYAALRHDGILIIDQRNYDSILDNGFSSKHTYYYCGDNVKAEPEYIDDGLARFQYTFPDQSKFHLNMYPIRKNYFSNLLKEVGFQTVSTYGDFQETYHQDEPDFYVHIAEKTYSGKG
- a CDS encoding arsenate reductase family protein; this translates as MNLQIFGTKKCKETKKAEMFFKERRTKFQLINLAEKPMSKGEITAILGNITLDDLIDTESKVYKDKNLQYMKYDKLEMLLDNPLLLKTPIVRDGKRATIGFKPEVWKTWLSI
- a CDS encoding DoxX family protein, giving the protein MILTYWNRYQDTGLFLVRVGLGIMFILHGLPKLTGGVEAWTKIGSAMGFIGVSAYPAFWGLMAGLAEFGGGILLIAGFLFRPACLALAFTMFVATVYHVNTGDGFNKFSHAMEDGIVFLGLFIIGPGKYAIDQKFVIHRTS